CAAATTTCTAGATTTCTTAGACATAAATTTTTCTTCTCTATCAAATTTAGTTAATTATCTGTATAATATGGAGTTAATCTATTTATTTTTAATTCTGCATCAAATAGTAAAAACGTAACTTTAATCCTTAAAAATTTAACATCAATGAATTACAGAATAGAACACGATACAATGGGAGAAGTTCAGGTTCCTGCTGATAAATTTTGGGGCGCGCAAACAGAACGGTCCAGAAACAACTTTAAAATAGGACCAGAAGCATCGATGCCGCATGAAATCATCGAAGCCTTTGCCTATCTGAAGAAAGCCGCAGCCTTTACCAATGCCGAATTGGGAGTGCTAGCAGAAGAGAAACGGGATGCGATTGCAAAGGTCTGCGACGAAATTTTAGCGGGAGAACTTGATGATCAGTTTCCGCTCGTGATCTGGCAAACCGGTTCCGGTACGCAGAGCAATATGAATGTGAATGAAGTGATTTCAAACAAAGCTCATGTGAACAGTGGCGGAGTTCTGGGCGAAAAATCAGGAATTCACCCGAACGATGATGTCAACAAATCACAGAGTTCCAATGATACTTACCCTACAGCGATGCATATTGCCGCGTACAAAAAGGTAGTTGAACATACGTTGCCGGCTGTTGAAAAACTCAGAGATACGCTTCACGCTAAATCTGAAGAATTTAAAAATATCGTAAAAATCGGCAGAACGCATCTTATGGACGCCACTCCTTTAACCCTCGGGCAGGAATTTTCCGGATACGTAGCACAGCTTGATTATGCCATGAAGGCCATTGCCAATACTTTTGACCATCTTCAGGAAATCGCTTTAGGCGGAACCGCCGTAGGGACAGGACTGAATACACCGGAAGGTTATGATGTGCTGGTGGCGAAATATATTTCTGATTTTACCGGACTTCCTTTTGTAACGGCGCCCAATAAATTTGAAGCTTTGGCAGCACACGATGCGATCGTGGAAAGTCATGGTGCGCTGAAACAATTGGCCGTTGCACTATACAAAATCGCACAGGATATCCGTTTTCTTGCGTCCGGACCCCGTTCCGGTATTGGAGAGATTTTAATTCCTGAGAATGAACCCGGATCCTCAATTATGCCCGGAAAAGTGAATCCTACACAAAATGAAGCATTGACCATGGTTTGCGCACAGGTTTTAGGGAACGATACGACCATTTCATTTGCCGGAACTCAGGGAAATTATGAACTTAACGTCTTTAAACCTGTAATGGCGTATAACTTCCTACAGTCTGCACAGTTTTTGGGCGACGCCTGTATTTCGTTTAATGACCATTGTGCAGTTGGAATTGAAGCCAATGAACCAAGAATAAAAGAACTTGTCGATAAATCTTTAATGCTGGTTACCGCATTAAATACTCATATCGGTTACGAAAATGCAGCGAAGATTGCGAAAACCGCACACCAAAACGGCACCACTTTAAAGGAAGAAGCAGTTAATCTGGGGCTTTTAACCGCCGAACAATTTGATGAATGGGTAAAACCGGAAGATATGGTCGGAGGTTTAGCATAATTCAACTTATCGTAAATTAAAAATCCCCGGAAACTTTCCGGGGATTTTGTTTATTAATCTACAGAGACGGAACTGGCGAAAAAATCTTCGAGTTCGCGCAAGGTTTCGGGATTTGTTCTGATGTCTTTCACGAGTTCCCCTTTGTTTAAGACAACAATTCGGTCGCTCACTTCGGTAGTATGAGCAAGGTCGTGACTGGAAATAAGAAAAGTAACTGACTCATTCTGAGACCATGTTCTGATGAGTTTTTTAAGCTTTATCTGTGTGGAGGGATCCAGATTTGCAAATGGTTCATCGAGAATAATTATTGCCGGAGTGCCGATAAGCGCTCCAACAATTCCTACTTTTTTTTGGTTGCCTTTCGATAGGTCTCGTACATATTTTTTAGCATTCAGAATTTCATCGTTGAAGAAATCGTCAAACTGTTTCAGGAACTCATTAACCGTCGTCTTATCCTGCCCGCGTAGCTCGCCGATAAAATAAAAATACTCTTCGGGCGTCAGATAACCAATTAGAAATGATTCATCAATAAAGGCGGAAACTTTATTTTTCCAGTTTTCGTTTTCATTTACTTTATCACCGCCAATTTCAACAAAGCCGGATGATGGCTCTATTAAATCCAGCAAAAGCGAAAAAAGAGTAGTTTTACCGGCGCCGTTATTCCCCACCAATCCAAAACTTTCGCCTTTAGGGATTTGGAGAGATTCAATATGAAGAACTTTTTTGCTGCCGTAAATTTTAGAAATATTTTGAATGTTTATCATGTTTATAGCTTAAATTATGCTGTTTTTTTAAATGCTTCTATTGTTGAATATTTTTCGGATCTGTAAATTTTCACGATATAATCGAAAATTTTATCACGCAGTAAAAATCCGATAAGACCTAAAGCTCCCAGACTTGCAACCGCAATTTCGATTCCCGCGAAAAATTTCACGAGTGCAAAAACGCCCATTGGCAGTACCATTTGCGGAATCATTATCAGCATTACTTTCATGTTAAAGTTATTTCCTCCGCCGCCAAATGATTTGGAGCTGGAATTGAGGTCAATAGGTTTTTTGTTAAATGCTCCAGCCAAAAGAGTGAGGTAAGAGTTCACCCCAAGATTATAAAGTCCGGCGGCAAAAATAGTAAGATAAAATTCCCAGCTGATGAGCAGGTAACCCAGCGCCAAAACCATAGAAACAGCGGTAGCGAGCACCACGAGCGCCCATTTCGCTTTCAGATAGTCTTTATAGGGAACTTTCTGCGTCATCATCAGCGGATAATAGGAGCTGTCCCAGGAGGGTACTCTTTGGCCAAACATGAGCATAAAACCACCGGTCACAAAGATTCCGAGAAAGACCCGCATAAAATCTGTAGCATAAGCTTTGCCTGAAAAATATAGAAGTCCGTAGAATAAAAACATAATTCCCGCAAACAACGCAGACTTTGCAGCTTTGCTTCTTTTCAGAAGTCGGATATCATTATTGATGAAAGTGCCAAGTGTTCCGAAACGGTTAAGGAAATCGATATTTTCGGTTTTACCTACTGCCTGTTCAAGTTCCAGTCCTTTGTCGAGATAAAAGTTGCTGTAAATATTGCGGTAAGCCCAGTATCCGGCAGCAGCGGCTAGCAATACAGGAATCAAAAAGGCACCAGGAAATTCATAAAAAGCTTTAAAAATTTTTTCGGAAAAAGAAGAAAGATGAACGTAGGCGTAATATTCCAGAAAACCGAAAATAATCATTATCGCCGCTACAGTATAAAGAACCAGATTCTGTTTGTTCAATACAATATTTACGAAATTACTGAAATAGAACACTGCCATTATCCCTGTGAGAAACATTAAAACCCCCGGGATAGAATAACTTCCGTGGAAAATAAGCAAACCGCAAAACGGCAACAGAAAAAGCAGATAACCCCAATTAAAAAAATTAAAAATAATTTTCAGGATGGTATAGTTCACCAGTTTTTTCTTGGTGATATTTTGCGTGAGAAATGGTTTGATGTTTTGCGTTGGCATTTGCTGAATAAAATACCTTAGAACCAAATCCAGTGCTGCATAGTAAAGGAAATACCGAGAAAAAAGTGCTATAGGATCAGTCTTTAACTTGTCGACTGAAATAAAATAAAGACCCACCGCCATCATAACAAAAGTAAAACTCATTCCGGCATACGCGAAAGCCATCAGGATTTTCATGGCAAGCTGTGCCCCGAATTGTGGATTCCTGATAAAACTCTTGAATTCTAACTTCAGTAATTTTGTATACATTTCATGGTTTTAAACATTAGTTAAGAACCAACAAGATTTGTTACAAAATAGATGAGATTAAAGCCCTTTTATTATGTTAAGAGATTTGTTTTGAAGCAGAAAAATGATTATTTCATCAATTCCTGCGCTTGAGAAATGGCAGCATCTGTAATTTTACTGCCGGAAAGAAGTTGCGCAATTTCCTGAAGCTTCTCCTCCTCGCTAAGCGGAATAATGTTGGAGCGCGTTCTACCTGAAATGTCTTCTTTAATAACTTTATAGTTATTGTTTCCTTTTGCCGCAACCTGTGCGAGATGGGTAATTACGATAAGCTGCATGTTTGTTGACATTTCCTTCATTACATTTCCCATTTCTTCCGCTACTTTCCCGGAAACTCCTGTGTCGATTTCATCCAGAATCAAAGTCGGAAGCTCGGCATTTTCCGCCATCAGTTTTTTGATCGAAAGCATCACTCGTGACCGTTCACCGCCTGAAATTGCTGATTGAATGGGCTTCAACGCAAAACCGGAATTCGCCTGAAACAAAAGCTGTATATTTTCTTTGCCAAAGCTGTTATAATTCGCACTTTCGCTTAGTTCTACGGCAATCTTCGCTTTTTCCAGACCCAACTGTCTGAGCAATAATTCAATTTTATTGGTAAAAATTGGAATGTTCTTCCGACGGTGGGCCGATAAGTCGGCGGCCATTTTTGCCAGTCGGTTTTCAGAATCGGTTTTTTCCTTTTCGAGTTGGATGATGAGGTTTTCCAGATCGGCAAAACTGTTTTGTTCGCTCAGCAGATTGTCACGGATTTCTATCAATTCAGAAACACTGAGAACACTATGCTTTAACAGCAAAGCATTTACAATATTTAATTTTTGGTTCAGTGCGAGCAGGATTTCGGGACTGGTTTCCATTTTTTCAGCCTCGTCCTGAAGTTCAAAAACAATGTCTTTAAACTCAATGAAATTTTCCTGAAATCTCTGGTTAAGCAACGTAAACTCATGAGAAAGATCGGCAACTTTTCCCAGTTTACTTTTAATATCGGTAATCGAGTCGAGGATGCCAATTTCTTCCGCATCAAGTTTGGCAAAAATTTGGGTCAGATTCTCGGTGATTGCCTCAGCGTTTTCCTGTTTTTTTACCTGATTCTGAAGTTCTTCCAGATCTAGTTCATCCAGATTTGCATTTACCAGTTCATCTACCAGAAAAGCTTTATAGTCGCTTTCTTTATTACTTTCGGCGAGCTGTTTTTTATGATTTTCTAAATCTTTCAGCAGGGTTTTATATTGAGAGAATTCAGTTTGGTATTTTAAAATGAGAATTTTGTTTTTCGAAAGACCGTCAATGATCTGAAACTGGTATTCTTCATCAAAAAGATTGGAGGTTTCGAACTGTGAATGGATGTCGATTAAATTTCTCGAAAGAATTTTCAGTAAATCCAATGTCACCGGAACATCGTTGACGAAAGCCCTGGATTTTCCGTTAGGTAGTATTTCGCGGCGGATAACGGTTTGAGTTTCAAAATCAAGATCGTTTTCTTCAAAAAAAAACTGAAGATTTTCGTTGATGGAGAATTCAGCTTCCACGATGCTTTTAGTTTCCGAATTCTGAATGGATTTGGCATCAGCTCTTTCGCCCAAAATGAGACGCAAAGCACCAAGAATGATCGATTTTCCTGCACCGGTTTCTCCCGTAATTACCTGTAAACCTTTGTTTAAAGTAATTTCGAGGGTGTCGATAAGTGCAAAATTCTGGATGAAAATTCTTGAAAGCATGTTTTAAATAGCGAATTACAATGGTTTGAAAACTAAATTAAACGCAAATTTAATGTTTTGCCTTTTAAGTCGGAAATTAAATGATGATCATAAATTCCGCTGTCATTCAGTTTATTTCCACTTATTCCATTTGCTGTCGATATCTTTTGGTGAAAGTGTTGTGAAAAGTGATTTCAGATCCGCCATATTCACATTCGGGCTGTTGCCGTTGCTGAAGATGTCGAATATTTCCTGCTTTTTAGTGTCAATAAAAATATTGATCGGATAGTTCATCTGAAAATTATTTTCATACGTTTTCAGCTGCATCAGCGCATCTGCAATAATTTTCTTGCCGGAAGCCTGATCCTGTTTCCCCAAATTATCTAAACCTGCGCGGTGATAGGTGTAGAAAATGTTTCGCAAGGTGTTTTGCTCGGGTTTCATGATATTGTCGATTAATGCAGCGCGTGTTCGGGTACCTTCGATCAGCGACCAGCCTGCGTAATTCTGATTCTGTGCGTTATTTGAGATTTTCTGAGCTTTTTCGAACCATTGCTGCCCGCCACGAACTTTAAAGCTGTCGCCGTCGTAGCCCAAAATTGTGTAAACATAGAAACTCACCACATCGATTAAATTTTTCCCGGAAAACTGTCTTTCATTGAAAACAAGATTTTCATTTTCGGCATAATCAAACCCAAAGTTGGTGTCGTTAATATTCATCAGGGGCGTTTCATAGGTCGTATTGAAAACCGGGCGAACTGCCTGCACCACAATACTTCCTT
The window above is part of the Kaistella faecalis genome. Proteins encoded here:
- the fumC gene encoding class II fumarate hydratase codes for the protein MNYRIEHDTMGEVQVPADKFWGAQTERSRNNFKIGPEASMPHEIIEAFAYLKKAAAFTNAELGVLAEEKRDAIAKVCDEILAGELDDQFPLVIWQTGSGTQSNMNVNEVISNKAHVNSGGVLGEKSGIHPNDDVNKSQSSNDTYPTAMHIAAYKKVVEHTLPAVEKLRDTLHAKSEEFKNIVKIGRTHLMDATPLTLGQEFSGYVAQLDYAMKAIANTFDHLQEIALGGTAVGTGLNTPEGYDVLVAKYISDFTGLPFVTAPNKFEALAAHDAIVESHGALKQLAVALYKIAQDIRFLASGPRSGIGEILIPENEPGSSIMPGKVNPTQNEALTMVCAQVLGNDTTISFAGTQGNYELNVFKPVMAYNFLQSAQFLGDACISFNDHCAVGIEANEPRIKELVDKSLMLVTALNTHIGYENAAKIAKTAHQNGTTLKEEAVNLGLLTAEQFDEWVKPEDMVGGLA
- a CDS encoding ABC transporter ATP-binding protein, producing the protein MINIQNISKIYGSKKVLHIESLQIPKGESFGLVGNNGAGKTTLFSLLLDLIEPSSGFVEIGGDKVNENENWKNKVSAFIDESFLIGYLTPEEYFYFIGELRGQDKTTVNEFLKQFDDFFNDEILNAKKYVRDLSKGNQKKVGIVGALIGTPAIIILDEPFANLDPSTQIKLKKLIRTWSQNESVTFLISSHDLAHTTEVSDRIVVLNKGELVKDIRTNPETLRELEDFFASSVSVD
- a CDS encoding DUF5687 family protein: MYTKLLKLEFKSFIRNPQFGAQLAMKILMAFAYAGMSFTFVMMAVGLYFISVDKLKTDPIALFSRYFLYYAALDLVLRYFIQQMPTQNIKPFLTQNITKKKLVNYTILKIIFNFFNWGYLLFLLPFCGLLIFHGSYSIPGVLMFLTGIMAVFYFSNFVNIVLNKQNLVLYTVAAIMIIFGFLEYYAYVHLSSFSEKIFKAFYEFPGAFLIPVLLAAAAGYWAYRNIYSNFYLDKGLELEQAVGKTENIDFLNRFGTLGTFINNDIRLLKRSKAAKSALFAGIMFLFYGLLYFSGKAYATDFMRVFLGIFVTGGFMLMFGQRVPSWDSSYYPLMMTQKVPYKDYLKAKWALVVLATAVSMVLALGYLLISWEFYLTIFAAGLYNLGVNSYLTLLAGAFNKKPIDLNSSSKSFGGGGNNFNMKVMLIMIPQMVLPMGVFALVKFFAGIEIAVASLGALGLIGFLLRDKIFDYIVKIYRSEKYSTIEAFKKTA
- a CDS encoding DNA repair protein RecN, whose amino-acid sequence is MLSRIFIQNFALIDTLEITLNKGLQVITGETGAGKSIILGALRLILGERADAKSIQNSETKSIVEAEFSINENLQFFFEENDLDFETQTVIRREILPNGKSRAFVNDVPVTLDLLKILSRNLIDIHSQFETSNLFDEEYQFQIIDGLSKNKILILKYQTEFSQYKTLLKDLENHKKQLAESNKESDYKAFLVDELVNANLDELDLEELQNQVKKQENAEAITENLTQIFAKLDAEEIGILDSITDIKSKLGKVADLSHEFTLLNQRFQENFIEFKDIVFELQDEAEKMETSPEILLALNQKLNIVNALLLKHSVLSVSELIEIRDNLLSEQNSFADLENLIIQLEKEKTDSENRLAKMAADLSAHRRKNIPIFTNKIELLLRQLGLEKAKIAVELSESANYNSFGKENIQLLFQANSGFALKPIQSAISGGERSRVMLSIKKLMAENAELPTLILDEIDTGVSGKVAEEMGNVMKEMSTNMQLIVITHLAQVAAKGNNNYKVIKEDISGRTRSNIIPLSEEEKLQEIAQLLSGSKITDAAISQAQELMK
- a CDS encoding DUF4835 family protein, producing MKKLLTLFILIFSFNLGFAQELLATVQVNAQQMSGSNNQVYKTLEKNLRDFINNTSWTGKKLQNFEKIKCNFAIVISERGGNNFKGSIVVQAVRPVFNTTYETPLMNINDTNFGFDYAENENLVFNERQFSGKNLIDVVSFYVYTILGYDGDSFKVRGGQQWFEKAQKISNNAQNQNYAGWSLIEGTRTRAALIDNIMKPEQNTLRNIFYTYHRAGLDNLGKQDQASGKKIIADALMQLKTYENNFQMNYPINIFIDTKKQEIFDIFSNGNSPNVNMADLKSLFTTLSPKDIDSKWNKWK